The Bacteroides sp. AN502(2024) DNA segment TTGCGTGAAACTCCCAAAAAGTAAATCACCCCATAAAAAATAAAACGATGAAAGAATACAAATATAAAATCAATGGTAACTCTTATAAAGTGACCATCGGAAATATTGAAGATAATATCGCTCATGTAGAAGTGAACGGTACACACTATAAAGTAGAAATGGAGAAACAACCGAAACCTGCTGTGAAACCAGTAACAGTTCGTCCTATGCCTAATGCTCCTACTGCTCCTACTCAAGTAGTGAGACCAGCTGCTCCGTCTACCGGAAAATCGGGAGTGAAATCTCCGCTGCCGGGTGTTATCCTCGACATCAAAGTAAACGTAGGCGATACTGTAAAGAAAGGGCAGACTATCATTATATTGGAAGCCATGAAGATGGAAAACAATATCAATGCGGATAAAGACGGTAAAATTACTGCCATCAATGTAAACAAAGGTGACTCTGTTCTTGAAGGTAATGACCTCGTAATTATTGAATAATATGGGAGATTTTATAAACTTTTTAGGAAATAACCTCGCCGACTTCTGGACATACACAGGCTTTGCCAATGCTACGGTAGGGCATGTAGCCATGATTCTCGTGGGCCTGGTATTCATCTATTTGGCAATAGCCAAAGAGTTCGAACCGATGTTGCTGATTCCAATCGGTTTCGGTATATTAATCGGTAATATACCTTTTAACATGGATGCCGGACTAAAAGTCGGTATTTATGAAGAAGGATCAGTTTTGAACATATTGTATCAGGGAGTAACTTCCGGCTGGTATCCGCCGCTCATCTTCTTAGGTATTGGTGCCATGACGGATTTCTCAGCACTTATTTCCAATCCGAAATTGATGTTGATCGGTGCAGCTGCACAGTTCGGGATCTTCGGTGCTTACATGATTGCATTGGCAATGGGGTTCGACCCCATGCAAGCCGGTGCCATCGGTATCATTGGTGGAGCAGATGGTCCGACGGCTATCTTCCTTTCTTCCAAGCTAGCACCTAACCTGATGGGAGCCATTGCAGTGTCTGCCTACTCCTATATGGCATTGGTTCCGGTAATACAGCCGCCTATCATGCGCCTACTCACCACTAAAAGCGAACGCGTCATCCGCATGAAACCGCCACGTGCCGTTTCTCACACGGAGAAAGTGATCTTCCCGATCATCGGTTTGTTGCTAACTTGTTTTCTGGTTCCTTCCGGTCTGCCTTTGTTGGGTATGCTATTCTTTGGTAACCTGTTGAAAGAAAGTGGTGTAACCCGTCGTCTTGCCAACACAGCCAGTGGTCCATTGATTGACACAATCACGATCCTGTTAGGACTGACAGTAGGTGCTTCTACGCAAGCTTCCGA contains these protein-coding regions:
- a CDS encoding acetyl-CoA carboxylase biotin carboxyl carrier protein subunit, yielding MKEYKYKINGNSYKVTIGNIEDNIAHVEVNGTHYKVEMEKQPKPAVKPVTVRPMPNAPTAPTQVVRPAAPSTGKSGVKSPLPGVILDIKVNVGDTVKKGQTIIILEAMKMENNINADKDGKITAINVNKGDSVLEGNDLVIIE
- a CDS encoding sodium ion-translocating decarboxylase subunit beta — translated: MGDFINFLGNNLADFWTYTGFANATVGHVAMILVGLVFIYLAIAKEFEPMLLIPIGFGILIGNIPFNMDAGLKVGIYEEGSVLNILYQGVTSGWYPPLIFLGIGAMTDFSALISNPKLMLIGAAAQFGIFGAYMIALAMGFDPMQAGAIGIIGGADGPTAIFLSSKLAPNLMGAIAVSAYSYMALVPVIQPPIMRLLTTKSERVIRMKPPRAVSHTEKVIFPIIGLLLTCFLVPSGLPLLGMLFFGNLLKESGVTRRLANTASGPLIDTITILLGLTVGASTQASEFLTFDSIKIFALGALSFVIATTSGVIFVKIFNIFLKKDNKINPLIGNAGVSAVPDSARISQVIGLEYDSTNYLLMHAMGPNVAGVIGSAVAAGILLGFLM